A part of Macadamia integrifolia cultivar HAES 741 unplaced genomic scaffold, SCU_Mint_v3 scaffold3469, whole genome shotgun sequence genomic DNA contains:
- the LOC122068159 gene encoding probable CCR4-associated factor 1 homolog 6, with the protein MELLIRNVWRSNFEEEMLSIESIVHIYNRVAFDPEFLGFLRNTQRNASETDRYEDIKFNVDSLKPIQFGLTFTDAEGNLPHSGGVWQFNFNDFDPVIDLHLATSVELLLQNGIDLEKNKREGFDIKAFSARFRNIIRCEGHRIQWLTFHGVYDIAYFIKFCHGLLGGELGLTRLAKILEVKQVGETHQGGFDSLITSNVYSKIKNVYQLIEGAYEGYLYGINFRKKKWVPLVPPHPHFITVVLNGYYHEQPSFEIVSSPLRWPPCHALVPTVQVPHCQ; encoded by the exons ATGGAGCTACTGATACGCAATGTCTGGCGTTCAAATTTTGAGGAAGAGATGCTTTCCATAGAAAGCATAGTACACATTTACAACCGAGTTGCCTTTGATCCTGAATTTCTTGGTTTTCTTCGCAACACACAGAGAAATGCATCCGAAACTGATCGGTATGAAGACATCAAGTTCAATGTCGATAGCTTGAAACCAATACAGTTCGGTCTCACATTCACTGATGCAGAGGGTAATCTCCCTCACTCTGGTGGTGTTTGGCAATTTAATTTTAATGATTTTGATCCCGTTATCGACCTTCACTTGGCTACATCCGTTGAGTTACTACTTCAGAATGGAATTGatttggagaagaacaagagggAAGGATTTGATATTAAAGCATTTTCTGCTCGGTTCAGAAACATCATAAGGTGTGAAGGACATAGGATTCAATGGCTCACGTTTCATGGGGTTTATGATATTGCTTACTTCATTAAG TTTTGTCATGGGTTGTTAGGAGGAGAGTTGGGTCTCACACGTCTAGCCAAGATACTCGAGGTGAAACAGGTCGGGGAAACTCATCAAGGGGGTTTTGACAGCTTGATCACGAGCAATGTTTattcaaagataaaaaatgTTTATCAACTGATTGAAGGAGCTTATGAAGGTTATCTCTATGGTATTAActttagaaagaaaaagtgGGTCCCACTTGTGCCACCCCATCCCCATTTCATCACTGTAGTTCTAAATGGATATTACCATGAACAACCCTCTTTTGAGATAGTCAGTAGTCCACTTAGGTGGCCTCCTTGTCATGCATTAGTTCCCACTGTTCAAGTTCCACACTGTCAATAG